The Microvirga thermotolerans sequence TATTCACCTGGCGGTTGATCCGGATGAGGGTCTGCCAGTCCTTCGCCGAGAGATCGATGGCGGCCGGCTCGGATGGGTCAACGGCGCACTCCGCCGGGTTCTGTTCGCAGAAGCGGATCCAGCCCATGATTGGCTTGGCAGCGCCAACCTTGGCAACGGGCTGGGTGACGGCCGGCAGGGCGGCCATGGATTGCGCCTGCACCGCGCCCCCCATTAGGGCGAGGCTCAAGGCAAAGGCAGAGAGGCAAAGCGTGTTTCTGGGAAACGGCCGACCGTTCAGAAGCCCAAAGAAAGGTTGCCGCATTGCCCCGCCGTGCCGTTAAGGTTTTGTTCATCAAACCTGACACAGCGAGATGGGCAATCTCAAGGCAGAAGTTAAACGAGAGTTAACAGGTCGCACCAGGTTTCGTTCCGAACCTTCATCACCCGTGGCCCGCACTTAATGCCGCAGCGGTGATCTCCAGACGCCCGCTGACGTCATCGAACGAGAGGGCGTAGTGCATGTCGGCGCTGTCCCGGTGCGCCTCGCCGACGCTGAGAGCGGCGTCCCCCAACTCCAGCAGGATCTCGCCGCGCTGGTCTGCCGCCATTCGGGGATCGTAGGCAACCATGGTAGCCCCGATCATTGTCAGGGTATCCTCAAGGAGGCGCTGCCCCGCCTCATCGTCGCCTTGGCGGAAGGTGGCCGCGATGGTGATCCGCTCTGTGGCGGGGCGGCCCACTGGGCTGGACACCTCGACCTCGACCTGGCGCGCCACGAACCGGCAGCGGGCTGGAGCGCACGCACTCTGCCGGACGCGCAGGTCGGAGCCGACCTGTTGCAGGGTCGGGTTGATCGTCTCGTCATACCGCTCGGGCGGGATATCGAAGGGATTGGCCGCGGCAGGGTATGCAAGCGTGGCGAAGAGCAGGGCAGCAGCAATTCTCATTGGACCCTCCGCGGGGCGCTGACGGGGATATGTCGTGGTCTGCCCCGTGCCGCATTGATCATCGTCGGCTCCGGCGGCACGTCCCTGCATCCTGGAAGCGGATTATCAGGATCCCTCAGACAGCAAACAGTTAACAGGCCGATGCGAAGAGGGATCAATTCACCCTGATCGATCCACCCAGGGACGCCGCGACCGTGCTCGCCACGTTGCGCCGGGATATTGCTGCGTAGCACTTCGTGCAAGGTACTGGTGCAGCTTCCGTGCGAGGGTCAGTGGATGTAACCTCGCTTGTGCTGTTCCAGTCAGGAGGGTGACATGCGGTCCGTCTCGCGCCTTTTTATCATGGCGACTGGCCTGCTCCTCACGTCCACGTTCGGTGCACAAGCCGATCCCATCATCTACTCCACCGGTGGTGTCGGAACCGATCTCCTCGCCCTTGATGTGAAGACCGGCGAAACAAAGGTGATCGGCAGCTTCGGCTATCCCGGCTCGGCCCCTCTCGCCTTTGGCGCGGACGGCAGACTCTACACCGTCACGGACTCGATGCGGCACGAGAACTCCAGGTCACAACTGGCAGTCGTTGACCCGAGCACAGGGAAGGCGACACCCATTGGCGAACCGCTTGAAAAGACCGTCCGCATCATGGCGCTCGGACCGGGGCCGGACGGAGGTCTGTACGCCAGCGGAGTGATGGAGAACCGCCTCTACCGGATCGATGCCCAAACCGGTGTGTTCACCGAAGTCGGCCCATTCCAGGGCGGCAGGGACGTGATGGACTTTGCCACCAACCCCAAGGATGGCGCGATGTACGCGACCACCACGACGTCCCTCTACCGTCTTGACCCGAAGTCCGCCGCCCTGACGGAGGTGACCCGCTACTCCAATGTGCCACCGAGCGTCATGGGGATCGTGTTCGACAGGGACGGTACGCTCTACGCCACCAACTACGGTGGGGAGAGCGCGCTCTACAGGATTGATCCGACCACCGGCAGAGGCGAGAAGGTCGCCGGCTTTCCGCAGCGCAACGTCCACTCGGCCGACATGACGCCGGGGCGCTAGCACTTACCGGAGGGAAGTGGCGAGCGATTTGTCACGTGCGCGTGAGGATGCCGCGCTTTTCAATTCGGGCTTCGTGTGAGAGGTTCGCGGCATGAAGCCATGGCTCGCCATCACACGTCTGCTCCCGATCCTCGCGGTCGTTGCCGTCGTGCTTGCCCCGTTCGCCGTCCCCGCGGCGGCGCGTGGGATGATCGCGCCCATAGCGGCGGCCGCCGCGACGACAGATCCGACCCGCGCGGCCTATGACATGGCGATGGCCGCGGTGCAGTGCTGCCCGCCGGCATGGCCATCCAAGTCCGAAGGCCCCAAGGCCTGTCCGCTTGCGGCCTTGTGTCATGCAACAATTCTCCAGGGCGTTTCGACTGCAAGTGTGATGCTGCGCTGGTTCAGCCCTGCACAGGCTCGGGTGCCCGGGGATGATGCCGCTCTGGAGACGCTGGCCCAGGCTCCGCCCTCCCGGCCCCCACAAGCCTAAGGACACCGCCGGCGCCAAGCGCCGGAAGCCGCGCGGCTGTCGCTGCGCGCCGACGCCGGCCATCTGTGTCATGGCCGCCGTCGACCCTGGGACACCCCAATAAAGCCGTCTCTGTGGGCCCGTCCTCTCGGCGGCGCTCCTTCGTGCAATTCCAGGACGGCCACGACACCTGATTGCAAATGTGATGATGCACCCCGACGAGGGGCGAAAGACACCAAAATGACGAAGCGATTTCTCGTTGCTCTCCTATCGGGCCTCGCCATCGGCAGCATGCCGCCTGCGATGGCCCAGGCCCCTGGAACCTATCGTGCCGGCGCCGTCGTGGTGGAGGCGCCCTGGTCCCGGGCAACGCCCGGCGGCGCCAAGGTCGCTGGCGGCTACATGCGGATCACCAACACGGGCTCGGAGCCTGACCGTCTCGTCGGCGGCTCCACCGTCGTGGCCGAACGCTTCGAGGTGCATCGGTCGACGGTCGTCGAGGGCGTCGCCCGCATGGAACCCGTCACCGGAGGCCTGGAGATCGCCCCGGGTCAGACGGTCGAGCTGAAGCCGGGCGGCCTGCACGCCATGCTCGTCAATCTGCGCCAGGGCCTGAAGCCAGGCGAGACGGTGAAGGGCATGCTCGTGTTCGAGAAGGCCGGGGTGCTCAAGATCGAATACCAGGTCGGCGGTATCGGCGCGCAGGCGGCCCCCGCCGCAGCCAACGCCCACCACAACCACTGAGGCAACGCGATGTCATCCACTCTCAGGATCGTACGGTGGGTCACGTGGGGACTGGTGGCCCTGGTCATCTTTGTCGGGACCGGGATCGCAATTGGCTGGCTCCGAACGGAGTGGCTCGGCCAGCGCCCGCCCACCGTCGTCACGACCACAGGCACGCCGGCCGTCGGCGGCCCGTTCTCATTGGTGAACCACCGCGGCGAGCGCGTCACGCAGGACACGTTCAAAGGCAAGCCGACAGCGTACTTCTTCGGCTTCACCCACTGCCCGGAGGTCTGCCCAACGACGCTGTTCGAGATGAGCCAGCATCTCAAGGACCTCGGGCCCGACGCCGACCGCCTCAACGTCGTGTTCGTGACGGTCGATCCGGAGCGGGACACCCCCGAGTTGCTAAAGACCTACATGGAGAGCTTCGATCCCCGGATCGTCGCGCTCACCGGTACCCCCGAGGAGATCGCGTCGGCCGCCAAGTCCTTCCGCATCGCCTACCGCAAGGTGCCGACCGAGGGCGGCAACTACACGATGGAGCACACCGCGTCGGTGATCGTGACCGATGCCAAGGGCGAGCTCGTGACCCTGATCGACTATCACGAGGAGGCGCCGTCGGCGCTCGCCAAATTCCGGCGGGCGATCCGGGAGGATAAGGCATGAACGGGTCACATCGCATGCTCGGCCATGCTCTGCCCCCAAAGGCGTCGGCGGTTCCATCGGATCAGGAGATCCCTGACAGCCGTCACGCGTGGGGGCGCCTGTTCGCCGCCTGGATGATCGCGCTTGCCGCAACCGCCGGGGCGCTGTTCATCGGGGAGGTCATGGGACAGACGCCGTGCCATCTGTGCTGGCACCAACGCGTGTTCATGTTCCCGCTCGCCGTCATCCTGGCGGTGGCGACGTTCCGCGAGGATGCCGACGTCTGGCGCTACGCCTTGCCCGTCGCCGCGCTCGGATGGCTCGTCGCTGCATTCCACTCGCTGCTGTACGCCGGGATCATCCCCGAGGCGATCAAGCCCTGCGGACAAGGTCTGTCCTGCTCCAGCGCCGACATGACCGTTCTGGGTCTGCCGCTCCCCTACCTGTCGCTCACAGCCTTCACGGGCATCGCCGTTCTTCTCCCGGCCAGCCGAAAGAGATCCAATGTCTAAACGCCTCCTCGTTGCCTTGACGGCCCTGGTCGTGGTCTTCGCCTTTGCCGGCGGTGCCTTCCTGTACGACCGAAACGGCAAGGCGTCCGTGCTTGCGGAAACGCGCATGGCCGAATCTCTCGTGCGGCCGCATTCGCCGGTCATCGGCCCACGGGAGGCCCCGGTCACCATCGTTGAGTTCTTCGATCCGATGTGCGAGGCCTGCCGGGCCTTCTATCCCATCGTCAAGCAGATCCTCGCCGACTTCCCGAAGGACGTGCGCCTGGTCCTGCGATACACACCTTTCCATGAGGGAGCCGACACCGCGGTCCGGATCCTGGAGACGGCGCGCACGCAAGGACGGTTCGAGCCGGTTCTCGAAGCTCTGATT is a genomic window containing:
- a CDS encoding DUF6923 family protein, with the protein product MRSVSRLFIMATGLLLTSTFGAQADPIIYSTGGVGTDLLALDVKTGETKVIGSFGYPGSAPLAFGADGRLYTVTDSMRHENSRSQLAVVDPSTGKATPIGEPLEKTVRIMALGPGPDGGLYASGVMENRLYRIDAQTGVFTEVGPFQGGRDVMDFATNPKDGAMYATTTTSLYRLDPKSAALTEVTRYSNVPPSVMGIVFDRDGTLYATNYGGESALYRIDPTTGRGEKVAGFPQRNVHSADMTPGR
- a CDS encoding copper chaperone PCu(A)C translates to MTKRFLVALLSGLAIGSMPPAMAQAPGTYRAGAVVVEAPWSRATPGGAKVAGGYMRITNTGSEPDRLVGGSTVVAERFEVHRSTVVEGVARMEPVTGGLEIAPGQTVELKPGGLHAMLVNLRQGLKPGETVKGMLVFEKAGVLKIEYQVGGIGAQAAPAAANAHHNH
- a CDS encoding SCO family protein, which produces MSSTLRIVRWVTWGLVALVIFVGTGIAIGWLRTEWLGQRPPTVVTTTGTPAVGGPFSLVNHRGERVTQDTFKGKPTAYFFGFTHCPEVCPTTLFEMSQHLKDLGPDADRLNVVFVTVDPERDTPELLKTYMESFDPRIVALTGTPEEIASAAKSFRIAYRKVPTEGGNYTMEHTASVIVTDAKGELVTLIDYHEEAPSALAKFRRAIREDKA
- a CDS encoding disulfide bond formation protein B, coding for MNGSHRMLGHALPPKASAVPSDQEIPDSRHAWGRLFAAWMIALAATAGALFIGEVMGQTPCHLCWHQRVFMFPLAVILAVATFREDADVWRYALPVAALGWLVAAFHSLLYAGIIPEAIKPCGQGLSCSSADMTVLGLPLPYLSLTAFTGIAVLLPASRKRSNV
- a CDS encoding DsbA family protein gives rise to the protein MSKRLLVALTALVVVFAFAGGAFLYDRNGKASVLAETRMAESLVRPHSPVIGPREAPVTIVEFFDPMCEACRAFYPIVKQILADFPKDVRLVLRYTPFHEGADTAVRILETARTQGRFEPVLEALIATQPEWAAHGAPDLDKAWGVAKVAGLQVQRAQDEASSPEITRVLEQDIADVKANNVRQTPTFFVNGKPLTHFGPQQLRDLVQREVEQARKGS